Proteins found in one Ptychodera flava strain L36383 chromosome 16, AS_Pfla_20210202, whole genome shotgun sequence genomic segment:
- the LOC139114416 gene encoding uncharacterized protein: MKGEWKDISCSKTRNLMCETADSSNIITLGPKTKSGAFEICQNFGLTLLTDESEAKHQMVIQFVASRQDGRTTVSWLDASISDKKEVVNSDGLALTHTTFAPNQTLESGLCIYLSTEVNCDWVVEHCDSIRYYLCEGKDDAAMLHEVLESINGSSSSNIDIINGLLNFTSKLSGVEVNLRDSVVLAQALIDIIQSATESFADGQDEMSFIYEKTQAFTETVVAVTEQVAMFVLDRTPVGSGSIVVNASSLVLHLEKDSIENICDSTTMISDASSVLLPPAESVLPGLPADSIGSRIILQLSGHHHQLKNMTHRFTTDILTLWLKDDSGRDFKVQNTPEDIGVWLGNYQPPLNETVIVGQYIESDSMTHYLCEVQISRTYHAIQILLEGSAPVNENTTAYVSFKLPNNSSAHNDSKFSVDVAFKGNMANIFVPEDNVTHTGSYYVDFDLLHGREISFKLTTTQHRCGYSVDSTRTWESGCKVSPKSTVNATLCLCNQLT; the protein is encoded by the exons AT GAAAGGTGAATGGAAAGACATTTCATGCAGTAAAACGAGGAACCTCATGTGCGAAACCGCAG ACTCTTCTAACATTATTACGCTGGGTCCGAAAACTAAGTCGGGGGCTTTCGAaatctgccaaaattttggtttaACTTTACTGACTGATGAATCTGAAGCAAAGCATCAGATGGTAATACAGTTTGTTGCTAGCAGACAAGACGGTCGTACTACGGTGTCGTGGCTTGATGCGAGTATATCTGATAAGAAAGAAGTGGTGAACAGCGATGGCCTGGCTTTGACACATACAACCTTTGCCCCTAACCAGACACTTGAAAGTGGTCTATGCATATACCTATC AACTGAAGTAAATTGTGACTGGGTCGTCGAACATTGTGACAGCATAAGATATTACTTATGTGAAG GAAAGGACGATGCGGCTATGCTTCATGAAGTCCTTGAAAGTATAAATGGATCCTCGTCATCG AACATCGATATCATCAATGGTTTACTCAACTTTACGAGCAAGTTGTCGGGAGTAGAGGTTAACCTAAGAGACAGCGTGGTTCTAGCACAAG CCCTGATTGACATTATTCAGTCCGCTACCGAGTCATTTGCCGATGGCCAAGATGAGATGTCTTTTATTTATGAGAAGACACAGGCCTTCACGGAGACCGTTGTGGCAGTAACAGAACAGGTAGCGATGTTTGTCCTCGATAGGACCCCCGTGGGAAGTGGTAGTATTGTTGTCAACGCTTCTTCACTTGTGTTACATCTTGAAAAGGACTCCATTGAAAATATATGCGACAGTACTACAATGATAAGTGATGCCTCCAGTGTCCTGCTACCACCTGCTGAAAGTGTTCTACCCGGGTTGCCGGCAGACTCAATTGGATCCAGAATA ATACTTCAGTTAAGTGGTCACCACCATCAGCTTAAAAACATGACACATCGATTTACCACTGACATTTTGACGTTATGGTTAAAGGATGACAGTGGTAGAGATTTCAAAG TACAAAATACACCGGAGGATATTGGCGTATGGCTTGGTAATTATCAACCGCCATTAAACGAAACCGTCATCGTGGGACAGTACATCGAATCCGATTCCATGACGCACTATCTATGCGAGGTGCag ATTTCAAGAACTTATCACGCCATTCAGATATTATTGGAAGGATCAGCACCAGTCAATGAGAACACCACAGCCTATGTTTCTTTCAAACTGCCTAACAACTCTAGTGCCCATAACGATTCAAAGTTTTCAGTCGACGTGGCTTTCAAAGGGAATATGGCAAACATATTTGTACCAGAAGACAATGTCACACATACAGGAAGCTATTATGTGGACTTTGATCTGTTGCACG GCCGTGAAATCAGTTTCAAATTGacaacaacacaacacagaTGTGGATATTCTGTCGACAGTACAAGGACTTGGGAAAGTGGATGCAAG GTGTCACCGAAATCCACCGTCAATGCTACCTTGTGCCTGTGTAATCAGCTGACGTAA